Within the Echinicola sp. 20G genome, the region CTCCTTTGATCACTGAACCACCCCAAACGATATAATCTTCCATCTGAAACGCTCCTTCCTTGGGAGAAGGCTCCCATTGATTATAGAATGGGTTATTTTGAGCGAAAAGGGTATTCTGACAAATCAAATAGATAACAACTAAAAAACGAATATTTCTCATCTAAGGCTGGTTAATAATGGCTTCATTAGGGTGGTTTCGAACTACCCTACTTTTTTCAAAGATACTGCGTTCACACAATACCGCAAGCCACTTGGAGCTGGCCCATCTGGAAATACGTGACCCAAATGCGCATCACAGGTATTGCAGGTGATCTCTACCCTGACCATGCCAAAACTCGCATCCTTATGGTAGGCCACTGCATTTTCCTCCACTGGTTGTGTAAAAGATGGCCACCCTGTACCGCTTTCAAACTTCTCCTCCGCATCAAAAAGCAGGGTATCACAACAAGTGCAGGCATATTTTCCTGGTTCAAAAAGACTGCACATCTCCGAACTGTGGGCTCGCTCTGTTCCCTTTAGTCTAGTAATTTGAAACTGTTCCGGGCTAAGAATTGCTTTCCATTCTGCCTCACTCTTATCTATTCGCTTTGAGGGGATTGGATTACCATGATTGGCAAATTGAATAATATTGTTCCAGTTAAGCATACTATTAATGTTTTTAAATCTCTTTGTTTTCTCACCAAGGTTTTCATTCTCTCTGCTACCTAACCTTAAATCGCACCCTTCAGGTTCCTTTAAATCGCTTTGAGATGTAGGTTCATCGATGATCAGGCCATTTCCACTTAGTATTTCATCAAGTTTGTAATCAAGTCGCATCAAGGCATTATTTGGGTCGGAACCAAACATGCTATAGGCAACAAGACCATTGGCATCCACCAAAATCCAATGAGGGGTTCCACCAGCTTTATAGTCCAAAAAGGTGGTGTTTAAATTTTTATCTTTAAAGTAGGGAAAACGAACAAAAAATTTCTCCTTCGCCTGCACCAATTCCCACATTGGTATTTCATTGCCATCAAAAATAGAATGAACTCCAAGTACATTGATCTTTTCTCCTAACTCATATACTAATCTATTTGCAAAAGGAATCGCTCTCCCTTTGCAACCAGGACAGGTTAAGCTAAAGAAAAGCACTACTAAAGGTTGGCCAATAAAATCTTTTGGACTAGGAACGGAATCTCCGAAAATACTTTCGAGATGCCATTCCGGAAGCTTTGCTCCCAAGGTCAAACTATACAAATGATCCATTTCTTATAAAGCCCTATTAGACAAATATACTATTGAACAATATGCACTTCCACTTAAGGCTTGTAATTCATGGATAAATAATTGGGCTCTTCCTTTTCATCAGAAAGCAACATTCTGTAATAAATATCAATGACTATAGGAAGTTTTTGGAACCAGGTGAACTCCTTTCCTGCTAAATTTTCAAGGTGCCTTTGTGCAATCATTACCGCATGAATGTCCTCCAATTTGTACTTGACCTCAACATATCGCATAAAGTCTTTATCCTTTTGTTTTGATTTAGCCATTGCATACATAAACAACCCTTCCTTATTGTACCTCAAAATGGAATCTGAAGGAACTTCCGCTACATCGGAAGATGTGAGTAAGAATTGAAGCGTCTTATCATTCAAGCTAAGTTCCATGGATCCTTCGGGATACTCCACAGGCATTAGTTGGTCTACAGGATAATTGGGATAAGATGCCTTTTCGGATTCATAGATATAAATATCCTTTCTCAGGCCACTGTCCTCCAGCTTTGCTACAAGTAAATCCCTTCCCCTTACTTGGCTTAGGTTAAGTGATCTTCGGTGTGAAACATCATTGAGAAATTGGTAAGACTTTTCGGATGAACTGGTATTGACAGGGTACCGCTGCAACAAAAATTGGTCAAATGAGGCGACTAGAGCATTCAAAGCTTCCATCTTTTCAGCTCCAAGCGCATTTGCAAAGTCCTCCATTTCCTGATGCTCTGAAGTGCAAGAAGCACTTAACCCTATTATGCAAAACATTACAATGTAAAACTTTTTCATACGCCCCAGACTAAGATGAAAATGTATATTTAAATCACCCAATGACGGGTTTTCTTTAATATACGTAAAATAGTCATTTTCAAGCGTTAGTATCCCAGGAAATTACTCGATCACTTTTGGAACCAATCCTCTCAAGCCCATGTCCACCACAGCCTCTGCCTGTCCATTTCCTACATCCCATAGCCCATTATTGTTCTCGTCCACCCACTCGAAACTTTTGTTGATCGAAAGAGACATGCTGATAATTATATCTGATGTCTCATTACCAGTAATTTCCAAGGGCATATCAAACTCGCCAGTAACCACACAGGATCCCTGAGGGATGGGTGAAGTCTCAAACAAAGGGTTGGGCACTGTAGTAGCTCCTTCTGGGCTTTGTCCTGTAACCACTCCGGCCAGTGTTTCCAGTCCCCAATAACCTTGCTTTCTATTGGCTTTTACTTCAACTTCCTCTGTTTTCAACAAATATTTGTCGATGTAAGTATTGAATCCCACAAAACTGGCAATGGTACCTGTAAACGGTTGGTCATTATAATAAAAGGTAACATCAAAATTCTGGTAAGACAAAGACATCCTCACCCATTCATAGGTACCAGACTGAATGGACTTTAATGGAATTTCTAAAAAAGTTTCTCCAGGAGCAACCAACTTGCTTTGGCTAAAATCAATGGCCTTTTCCCCTCCTGCTTCAGTCTCTGCGGCATGATAGAGAATTTCTCCCTCTCCCAAAAAAGTGTTGGCAGATGGAACCAGTTCAAGATAATGAGCAGCAATTTGATGAAAAACCGGATTTTGCCCTGCATGCCCAGAGGGGATATCGGCAGCTGTCCCAGCATTTCCCAATCTCACCTGTTCTGGATCTACTTCTATTTTTACAATCAACTTGGGATCATTTTTGGGATTCTCATCGGAAGATGTACAACCATTTACCAGATACAATAGCAAAATAAGAGAAAAGAGATTTTTCATGTTTGCGGTCAAATGTGGTGTTAAAGTTCAGTTTTCGTGTATGAAGAATAAAATAGTGAAAATTAATGATAAATAGGTGTTTTGAACCAAACAAAAAAGGAGACCAAATTGGTCTCCTTTTCATTTATCACTACAATTTCCAGTATTACTTAGCCCACCATAGTTTGGTACCTTGCATATCAGGTCCCTGGTTAGAAATGGCGTCATTGTAATTGTTAGGATTGGAAGCTTGCAAGCTGCTACCATATCTCAACCGCTGTGGATAACCTCCTGCGGTGATGGTACCCGGACCATAAAGCTCATAGTCACTTACACCTGCAGCCAAAGTAGCTGGGTATCCAGAATCCCTGACAATAGCCCATGCTTCATAACCATCAGTATAATGCGCAATCCAACGCTGGATATATACTTTTTCTAAGTTTTCATCGGTAGTACCGTCCAATTGTGCAATGGCCTCGGTGGCCAAGAAAGCATCAATGCTGGCATCATCTACACCCCAAACACGCATCGCTTCTTTGATACCCATTTGGTATAAGTCCTGTGCATCACCTGAACTAAGACCTTTCAAAACAGCTTCAGCTTGTAGTAAATAGGATTCACCAGACAAAAGCACTGTTTCTGGCGTAGAAGCACCACCTTGGTTTTTCTGCTGGATCACCAAATCACTTGGAGAACAGAAAAAGCCAAATTGAAGCAATGAAGACATCTCTCCGCTCAACCTTACAGGTTGACCTATATAATTGGTGTTCTCAGGCATCGAAACTACAATTTGACTTCCCTGATCATCCCAAGTATATTCAGCTCCTGATTCATCAAACAGAGTTTTTAGGAAGTTGGTCCTCTTAGGGAAAAGATCATAACCTTCCTGATCTTCCGATGCTGTAGGTCTGATAAGTGTAAACTCTCCCCCTGCTGCTGGCTTCACATATTGATCAAGACGAGGATCATTATTGTCTCTTAGATAATCTACTAATTCGCGACCAACAGCCCAGTCGGAGCCGGCCCCGAAGTTATGCCAAACATCTGCATAGGTAGAATAATCCCACTGAGATATCTCCAGATCCTTTTCAATCAGGGCACTTTCCCCTTCACTCAAAAGTGGCGCAGCCAATGCTTCATTGATAGCGGATTGGCTAAAATCATCCCCTTCAGCACCTTGCGCTCTCATGGCCATTTTTAACTTCAAAGTATTGGCAAAACGCTTCCACTTCTGAAGATCTCCTCCATATATAACGTCATTATCTCCTAAGTCTTCCAATGCATTACCTGTGCTGGTATTGTCCCCAATGGCTGCCATAGCAGCATCCAAGTCAGCAATGATGCCTTTGTAGATATCCTTTTGTGAATCAAATTTCGGTAAGGAAATATCCTCATCACTGAAAACCTCACTGTAAGGAATCATCCCAAATGTATCTGTGTACAATTGGAAGTAATGGCTTTTCAAAATCAAGACTACCGCATGGGTAAGTTCATTTTCAAATGCACCACCCGGCTCAGTAAATTCAAGCAATTGTTTTACGGTGCCCAAAAGTCCATTATAGTGGTCCCAAGCAGCATCAGTATAAGCTACATTATAAGAGTAACCCAACTCATCACTCCACCAGTTACCATTTTGGCCAAAGGTAAAGTGACCTGCATAACGATCTGTATGGATTAGGTTAGCCCTCCAGTAAGCATATCGAGCAGGAATATAAGGACGGATCATCAGCTCAGTCAAGAAATACTTTGCACTGGCATCATTCTCACCAATCAGGTTGGGATTGGTATTCATCTCTTCAAACCCTGCTGTGCAACTTCCCAAAGTGGCAATTGATGCCAATCCTATTAAAGTTTTATGGAATATTTTCATAATCTTCGATTTTAAACTAATTAAAACTTCACGTTCAAGTTAAACCCAAGGGATCTAGCTGTAGGCATTGCGTAGTAAAGGTAACCTTGACCGGCGTTGCTGGTACCGAGAGTAGCCTCTGGATCAAACCCACCATCGAATGACTTGTAGATAAAGAACAAGTTTCTTCCGATGAAGCTAATAGATGCAGATCTTACCACGCTATTTCCTAAGAAGGAAGTAGGAATCTGGTATGTCAAAGACAATTCTCTAAGACGAACATTGGTCTGGTCCATGATGTAATTAGAACCAATGCCACTCATTGCACCCCAATACTGCTGGGCAGTAATGGATTGGGTGTTCTGAGAATAGCTACCATCTTCATTTTCAATCAGTCCATCCACCACAATTCCTTCCTCTCTATACTGAAGGGTCTTTTGTGAAATACCGGCACCATCCATGGCAGCTTGTGTACCTGCATACATTTCACCACCGAAGCGTCCATCGATCAAGAATCTCAAATTGAAGTTTTTATAGCTAAAGGAGTTGTTAAAACCTAGTAAATAATCAGGTTGGAAATCTCCCACTTTCACCCTTTGGGCAGTGGCCTGAGGCATTCCACTGGCAGTAAGGATCATTTTTCCTGTCTCAGGGTCAGTCATGATATCTGTAGCCCAGATTTCACCATACCCACCACCTACAGTTGCACGTGTTTCTGCAGACCCAGAGTTATTCACATTCCACTGACGATTAAAAGCATCCGGTAAAAACTCTTTCAACTCATTGCGGTTATGGGAGAAGTTTACATTGGTATTCCAAGTAAAATCTTCAGTCTGAACCGGCGTACCTCCAAGCATTACCTCAATCCCTTTATTGGTAATTTCACCAACATTGGTATGTACTTCAGCTCTTCCCAATGGGTTTACCGCCAAGTTGTCTGTAGAAACAATATCAATCAAGTCCGTAGAGCTGATATCATAGTAAGCCACATCAAAGTATAGTCTGTTCTTATAAAGACTACCTTCAATACCCACTTCATAAGTTTTAGTAAACTCAGGACTTAAATTCTGGTCATACCATACAGATGGAATCGTCAAGGTAGTAATGCCTAAATAACTGTTGTTCTTGTTCTTTAGGTTATAGCTATTTTGCAAGCTCCAAGCCGAAGCATCTTTACCTACACTTGCCCAGCTACCACGTACTTTAAGGTAATCCATGACACGTTGGTTAGGGTCGATAAATTCACTCACCATCAACGCAAGGTTTACAGATGGGTAGAAATAAGACCAGTTGTCAGAAGGCAAAGTAGAAGTCCAATCGTTTCTTCCAGTTATGTCCAAAAACAGGATTCCAGCATAATCAAATGATGCGGAAGCATAAAGGGAATTAGTTACACGCTCAGTAGGAACACCTGCGCTGTAGTTTACTTGGTCTGCACTACCAATAGTTGTTTTTGTAGGAATACGCAAATTTTGCCCATTAAGGCTCATTCCTTGGGAAAGCTGCTGCAAGTGGTTTCCACCCACATTAGCCGTTACTCTTAGTTTTTCGGTGATATTCTTGTCAATCATGAACAAGAAGTCCGCATTGGTTTCCTGATAACGGTTGTTAGAAAAACCTACTCGGCCATCAGGGTAAAACCAGTGACCTGGCTGCGTAGCACTTTCAAAACGAATATCAGTCCAATCAGTACCTACACGGGCATGAGCGGACAACCAATCGGTGAATTGGTATTGCAACTTGGCAAAACCAAGGAACCTGCTTCTAGTGTCTTCTGCTTTATCATAGTTAAGTGTCCAATAAGGGTTGATGGCACTTTCAGCATAGTTTCTCACCAATCCAGTTTCCTCATCCAAGTAATCCCTGAAATCATCCATAATGGCATTTCTAGGCACACTGTA harbors:
- the msrB gene encoding peptide-methionine (R)-S-oxide reductase MsrB — encoded protein: MLNWNNIIQFANHGNPIPSKRIDKSEAEWKAILSPEQFQITRLKGTERAHSSEMCSLFEPGKYACTCCDTLLFDAEEKFESGTGWPSFTQPVEENAVAYHKDASFGMVRVEITCNTCDAHLGHVFPDGPAPSGLRYCVNAVSLKKVG
- a CDS encoding SusD/RagB family nutrient-binding outer membrane lipoprotein, which translates into the protein MKIFHKTLIGLASIATLGSCTAGFEEMNTNPNLIGENDASAKYFLTELMIRPYIPARYAYWRANLIHTDRYAGHFTFGQNGNWWSDELGYSYNVAYTDAAWDHYNGLLGTVKQLLEFTEPGGAFENELTHAVVLILKSHYFQLYTDTFGMIPYSEVFSDEDISLPKFDSQKDIYKGIIADLDAAMAAIGDNTSTGNALEDLGDNDVIYGGDLQKWKRFANTLKLKMAMRAQGAEGDDFSQSAINEALAAPLLSEGESALIEKDLEISQWDYSTYADVWHNFGAGSDWAVGRELVDYLRDNNDPRLDQYVKPAAGGEFTLIRPTASEDQEGYDLFPKRTNFLKTLFDESGAEYTWDDQGSQIVVSMPENTNYIGQPVRLSGEMSSLLQFGFFCSPSDLVIQQKNQGGASTPETVLLSGESYLLQAEAVLKGLSSGDAQDLYQMGIKEAMRVWGVDDASIDAFLATEAIAQLDGTTDENLEKVYIQRWIAHYTDGYEAWAIVRDSGYPATLAAGVSDYELYGPGTITAGGYPQRLRYGSSLQASNPNNYNDAISNQGPDMQGTKLWWAK
- a CDS encoding SusC/RagA family TonB-linked outer membrane protein, whose product is MKTKILRLLKPVTLLTVFGTMLQPIAGNVLYAGEGTQPLSLSTSAVAPVAITGTVTSDEDGAPIPGVSVSIVGTSKGTITDLDGNYTINVESGQSLKFSYLGYVEQTVAVSNQTVIDVVLAQDVEQLSEVVVTAFGIEKDKKSLGYAVQKVDGEELTAVKASPSAVSNLKGRVAGVNITEAGSGPGAGVRVIIRGNNSLTQSNQPLYVVDGIPMDNSSTSEGGNMYTSTNTGSGISDLNPDDIESMTVLKGPNAAALYGSRAANGVIMITTKKGNNRKGIGVDFSSSSVFSNPMLLPEFQNEYGQGTAGRTPSSIDELRTTGGSWGGKMDGSDQLYWDGTNKPYTAQPDNVKDFFNTGGNFVNTVALTGGNEKVTARFSYTNTYNEAMVENSFLKRNNFNLRATAKLSSKLSLDAKATYTNQFTRNRVNQGSEGLLAGVYSVPRNAIMDDFRDYLDEETGLVRNYAESAINPYWTLNYDKAEDTRSRFLGFAKLQYQFTDWLSAHARVGTDWTDIRFESATQPGHWFYPDGRVGFSNNRYQETNADFLFMIDKNITEKLRVTANVGGNHLQQLSQGMSLNGQNLRIPTKTTIGSADQVNYSAGVPTERVTNSLYASASFDYAGILFLDITGRNDWTSTLPSDNWSYFYPSVNLALMVSEFIDPNQRVMDYLKVRGSWASVGKDASAWSLQNSYNLKNKNNSYLGITTLTIPSVWYDQNLSPEFTKTYEVGIEGSLYKNRLYFDVAYYDISSTDLIDIVSTDNLAVNPLGRAEVHTNVGEITNKGIEVMLGGTPVQTEDFTWNTNVNFSHNRNELKEFLPDAFNRQWNVNNSGSAETRATVGGGYGEIWATDIMTDPETGKMILTASGMPQATAQRVKVGDFQPDYLLGFNNSFSYKNFNLRFLIDGRFGGEMYAGTQAAMDGAGISQKTLQYREEGIVVDGLIENEDGSYSQNTQSITAQQYWGAMSGIGSNYIMDQTNVRLRELSLTYQIPTSFLGNSVVRSASISFIGRNLFFIYKSFDGGFDPEATLGTSNAGQGYLYYAMPTARSLGFNLNVKF